The Desmodus rotundus isolate HL8 chromosome 3, HLdesRot8A.1, whole genome shotgun sequence genome includes a region encoding these proteins:
- the PMCH gene encoding pro-MCH yields MAKMSLSSYILILTFSLLSQGIKLSASKSIRNLEDDMVFNTLRLGKAFQKEDTAEKSVVAPSLEQYKNEESSFMNDEENKNSKNSGSKHNFLNHGLPLNLAIKPYLALKGSVAFPPENGVQNTESTQEKREIGDEENAAKFPIGRRDFDMLRCMLGRVYRPCWQV; encoded by the exons ATGGCAAAAATGAGTCTCTCTTCCTACATATTAATACtaactttttctttgctttctcaaGGCATTAAACTTTCAGCATCCAAGTCCATAAGAAATTTAGAAGATGATATGGTATTTAATACACTGAGGCTGGGGAAAGCCTTTCAGAAGGAAGATACTGCAGAAAAATCAGTCGTTGCTCCTTCCCTGGAACAatacaaaaatgaggagagcagTTTCATGAAtgatgaggaaaacaaaaattcaaag AACTCAGGCTCCAAACATAATTTCTTAAATCATGGTCTGCCACTGAATCTGGCTATAAAACCTTATCTTGCACTAAAAGGATCTGTAGCTTTTCCACCTGAGAATGGAGTTCAGAATACTGAATCAAcacaagaaaagagagaaattgggGATGAAGAAAACGCAGCTAAATTTCCTATAGGAAGGAGAGATTTTGACA tgctcAGGTGTATGCTGGGAAGAGTCTATCGACCATGTTGGCAAGTCTAA